The DNA region TACAGATTTTTCAAAAGTTCCGCTTAAGAGCATCAAAAAAGCACAGGATATGCTAAATGACCGGCCGCGGAAAACTTTAGGTTTTTTAACGCCACATGAGGTCTTCGGTAAACTGTTGCATTAGCAACTTAAATAAAGGGGGTCATAAATAAAGGGGGTCACATAAATAAAGGGGGTCAGGTCTTGAAATATAACAAAATATATGTTATATTTCAAGATCTGACCCCTATAATGACCCCCTATAATACCTTTTATTATCAGCAATTATTGTAAATGTATAGTAAAAACATATAACTTTAATATCAGGAGGTTCTATTATGAGTAGAAAATTTATTTTGGTATCACTTGTGATTGTTTGTGTATTTTTTATATTTGGTTTTGAGATTGGTGCAGCTGAAACTGATCAGTCGCTGGTCTCTTTCTCTTCCGGGGCATTGTTTGTAGAGAAACCCCCCGAATACAGCTCTGCATGGGGCAGTGTTTGGATTATGGACGAAAATCCAAAAACCGGCTGGTGTTGTCCCAGCGGCAAGATTTCGAACAATGTTTTGGTGATTGAACTTGCCGAGAAAAGCATGTTTGAGCGCCTGGAGTTTGATACGGGCCATGCAGACGCAAAGGGGCGTGGCGCAAAGGACATTATTGTTGAACTTTCAGATGATGGTCCCACAGAAGGGTTTACGAAAATAGCAAGCGTGTCGCTGGTTGATCGGGAAGACAATCAAAGCTTTCCTGTAACGGTTGATAAATCCGGAAAGTGGCTTCGACTGACCATTCAAAATAATCACGGTTCAAGCGAATATACAGAGCTCATGGACTTTCGTGCCTTCGGAAAACAACTGACCAAGACACCATTAGCCGATGTTTCCGGGACCTATGAGACGAACTATAATGACTTTCATCTCCGACAGGAGGGAACATCAGTTACCGGATGTTATGAATACGATGAAGGCTTGTTAAGCGGGGGCATTGAAGATCGTATCATGAAATTTACCTGGAGGGAAACAGGTCAGAAATGGTCCGGCTATCATGGTATTCACCTCTGATGGAGAAAAGTTTTTTGGTCTTTGGTGGTATGAAGGAGCGGAAGGTTCACAAGGCCAAACATGGAACGGAATAAAAATATCTCAGGATGTTGGCGGCTGTCCTCATTGGGCAGGCGGAGTGCGGGAACAAATGACAAGTGAGCTTTTAGAATTCGGGAGGGTAAGGCTTTACGGAATCAACTTTGATTATGATTCAGATATCATTCGGGCAGAATCCAAGCCCACTCTGGATAAAATCGTTGCCATGCTCAAGTCTGAACAGGCCATGCAGTTGATTATTGAAGGACACACCGACTCAGACGGATCTACCGAACACAATCGGGTTCTTTCCCTGCAACGCGCGGAGTCAGTTAAGTCATATTTAATTTCCGCAGGTATTTCTTCCTCTCGCCTTTTTACAAAAGGCTATGGTGAGTCCATGCCAGTCGCACCCAACACAACTGCTACCGGGAAGGCCCAGAATCGGCGTGTTGAACTGGTGGTTAAAGAATAAAGTACCATTTAGACTGTCATGGGGACCGTTGTATGTGCTCAACAGTTTGGTAACTTTTAGCGGAAAATCTATGGGATTTGAGGAGTTCCTAACCGGATGGTTGAGGCTTTAGGTATTATTATAGATAGACGTCCTAAAGGAAGACCTCGTAAAAGGGAAAACTAAACCATAGAAAAAATAGGATGTATTCTTATTTATTAAATTGGTCTAACATATAAATTAAATTAAAAGATAGGGTATTTTTAAAAAATATTTGACAAAGTTTTTTGTATTAGTATAATAAAAGTATAATAAATGTATGATAATAGTAATACAAGGGAGATAAATATGTCAAAATTAAGATTGACAGTTACTATTCCACATGAAGAGTATGAAAGAATAGAACAAGAAAAAAAGAAGAAG from bacterium includes:
- a CDS encoding OmpA family protein, whose product is MVFTSDGEKFFGLWWYEGAEGSQGQTWNGIKISQDVGGCPHWAGGVREQMTSELLEFGRVRLYGINFDYDSDIIRAESKPTLDKIVAMLKSEQAMQLIIEGHTDSDGSTEHNRVLSLQRAESVKSYLISAGISSSRLFTKGYGESMPVAPNTTATGKAQNRRVELVVKE
- a CDS encoding IS30 family transposase, with protein sequence TDFSKVPLKSIKKAQDMLNDRPRKTLGFLTPHEVFGKLLH